One genomic window of Glycine max cultivar Williams 82 chromosome 16, Glycine_max_v4.0, whole genome shotgun sequence includes the following:
- the LOC100794356 gene encoding GPI transamidase component PIG-T encodes MALPRNPTFPLSLLLLLVFLLSATSAQQQQEEEFTEELLMKPLPDRKVLAHFHFQSEAPLAADESSFARHHHLFPKSISQLVQKYHIKAMELSFTQGRWNYERWGGFDSISSHNAKPPGVELWAVFDVPLHQVDASWKNLTHSLSGLFCASINFLESSTSYSDPEWAFQSALGSLRYGTLPREAVCTENLTPWLKLLPCRDKAGLSSLMDRPSIYKSFYHSQQLHLTMSTDPSDGSRSGIILEQTLTVVLQPNDQKAGMSHLSKTKIQPSWSLSSIFGRKISGRCVLAKLSNVYLHAERSLVNQLENLQKNTVKFAANDTGLEDFRRNAGFELSVTPERVHAELEKSSSILYEYPIKEYTDTEQFDLGLTWVHPIVWSSPHAPLYASRFLMGSGNERGAIAISLKSTEMTQGLVAAYNVEERCKLQVNVLQIVPWYVKVYYHTLQLLVDERPQALTDFVEIMRVSPSEDKVSPGVMELVLQFPCEMKSAVLSIEFDKGFLHIDEYPPDANQGFDIPSAIISFPDFHAGLQFSDKSQSKSPLLSKLQERSPVLSYTEVLLVPLTTPDFSMPYNVITITCTVFALYFGSLLNVLRRRVGEEERLLKNKDANKTVFFRRELAKLSAKLRGRPLELTLPCPSSSSSSSSFVSPKLILRVLLVAGIAVVWQYYSQ; translated from the exons ATGGCTCTTCCTCGGAACCCTACTTTccctctttctcttcttcttctcctcgtCTTTCTGTTATCAGCAACATCAGcgcaacaacaacaagaagaagAGTTCACAGAGGAGTTGCTGATGAAGCCCTTGCCCGATCGCAAGGTCCTCGCGCATTTCCACTTCCAAAGTGAAGCTCCTCTCGCCGCCGATGAGTCCTCCTTCGCTCGTCACCACCACCTCTTCCCCAAATCTATTTCTCAGCTG GTTCAGAAGTATCATATTAAAGCAATGGAGTTATCTTTTACACAAGGTCGATGGAACTATGAAAGATGGGGTGGATTTGATTCAATATCAAGCCACAATGCAAAGCCTCCAGGTGTTGAATTGTGGGCAGTTTTTGATGTCCCTCTACATCAGGTTGATGCTTCTTGGAAAAATTTAACCCATTCACTATCAGGCCTCTTTTGTGCTTCAATCAACTTCCTGGAGTCTTCTACCTCTTATTCTGATCCTGAATGGGCATTTCAATCAGCTTTGGGCAGTTTAAGATATGGTACACTGCCACGTGAAGCTGTGTGCACTGAGAATCTTACCCCCTGGTTGAAGCTCCTTCCTTGTCGAGATAAAGCTGGACTCTCTTCCTTAATGGATAGACCATCTATTTACAAAAGCTTTTACCACTCTCAGCAGTTGCACTTGACAATGTCCACAGATCCTTCAGATGGGTCAAGATCAGGAATTATTCTAGAACAAACACTTACAGTTGTACTCCAGCCTAATGATCAGAAAGCTGGTATGAGCCATCTCAGTAAAACAAAGATACAACCAAGCTGGTCCCTGAGTTCAatatttggaagaaaaatcagtggAAGATGTGTTCTTGCCAAGTTGAGTAATGTCTACCTTCATGCTGAGAGAAGTCTAGTCAATCAACTTGAGAATCTCCAGAAGAATACTGTTAAATTTGCTGCTAATGACACAGGTCTTGAAGATTTTAGAAGGAATGCTGGGTTTGAATTGTCTGTTACTCCTGAAAGGGTGCATGCAGAACTGGAAAAGAGCTCCTCAATTCTGTATGAATATCCAATCAAAGAATACACTGACACTGAACAATTTGATTTAGGCTTAACATGGGTGCATCCAATTGTTTGGTCCAGCCCACATGCACCTTTATATGCCAGTAGATTTTTGATGGGAAGTGGAAATGAAAGGGGTGCTATTGCAATATCCTTGAAATCGACAGAAATGACCCAGGGACTAGTTGCAGCCTATAATGTTGAAGAGAGGTGTAAGTTGCAAGTTAATGTTCTCCAAATTGTGCCTTGGTATGTTAAGGTATATTATCATACTTTGCAATTATTAGTTGATGAAAGGCCTCAAGCACTCACAGATTTTGTTGAGATAATGCGTGTTTCGCCTTCTGAAGACAAAGTATCACCTGGGGTGATGGAGCTGGTCCTCCAATTTCCTTGTGAAATGAAGTCAGCTGTATTGAGTATAGAGTTTGATAAG GGCTTTTTGCACATTGATGAATACCCTCCAGATGCTAATCAAGGATTTGACATTCCATCAGCAATAATAAGCTTTCCTGACTTCCATGCTGGTTTGCAATTTTCTGATAAATCTCAAAGCAAGTCACCACTATTGTCTAAATTACAG GAAAGGAGCCCTGTTCTCTCTTACACAGAAGTTTTACTTGTACCCTTGACGACTCCTGATTTCAGTATGCCATACAATGTCATCACAATTACATGCACAGTTTTTGCCTTGTATTTTGGATCTTTGCTAAATGTTCTCCGAAGACGAGTTGGAGAGGAGGAAagacttttgaaaaacaaag AtgcaaacaaaacagtgttttTTCGTCGAGAACTAGCTAAACTATCTGCCAAGCTTAGAGGCAGACCATTGGAATTGACTCTGCCCTGtccatcatcatcttcgtcaTCATCATCCTTTGTTAGTCCTAAATTGATTCTTAGAGTACTACTGGTTGCAGGAATTGCCGTTGTATGGCAATACTATTCACAATGA